The Manis javanica isolate MJ-LG chromosome 6, MJ_LKY, whole genome shotgun sequence genome contains a region encoding:
- the HEPACAM gene encoding hepatic and glial cell adhesion molecule isoform X1: MKREREALSRVFSALSLTPFVYLLLMQTEPLEGVNVTSPVRLIHGAVGKSALLSVRYSSSSTDKPVVKWQLKRDKPVTVVQSIGTEVIGTLRPDYRDRIRLFENGSLLLSDLQLADEGTYEVEISITDDTFTGEKTINLTVDVPISKPQVLVASTTVLELSEAFTLNCSHENGTKPSYTWLKDGKPLLNDSRMLLSPDQKVLSITRVLMEDDDLYSCVVENPISQGRSLPVKITVYRRSSLYIILSTGGIFLLVTLVTVCACWKPSKKSGKKRKLEKQNSLEYMDQHDDRLKVEGEPPAPHSPVPSSFRSVGCWERAELDDKEASSAGPLPPPIARRLQSRERSGQADTLPRGGEHERKNPMALYILKDKDSPEPEENPAPEPRSASEPGPPGYSASPAVPGRSPGLPIRSARRYPRSPARSPATGRTHTSPPRAPSSPGRSRSASRTLRTAGVPLIREQDEAGPVEISA; this comes from the exons atgaagagagaaagggaagctcTGTCCAGAGTGTTCAGTGCCCTGAGCCTCACGCCTTTTGTCTACCTTCTTCTGATGCAGACAG AGCCCCTGGAGGGGGTGAACGTCACCAGCCCGGTGCGCCTGATCCACGGCGCGGTGGGGAAGTCAGCCCTGCTCTCCGTGCGGTACAGCAGTAGCAGCACCGACAAGCCTGTGGTGAAGTGGCAGCTGAAGCGGGACAAGCCAGTGACCGTAGTGCAGTCCATCGGCACGGAGGTCATCGGCACCCTGCGGCCTGACTACCGAGACCGCATCCGCCTCTTTGAAAACGGCTCCCTGCTTCTCAGCGACCTGCAGCTGGCGGACGAGGGCACCTATGAGGTCGAGATCTCCATCACTGATGACACCTTCACCGGCGAGAAGACCATCAACCTCACTGTGGATG TGCCCATTTCGAAGCCACAGGTGTTAGTGGCTTCGACCACCGTGCTGGAGCTCAGCGAGGCCTTCACCTTGAACTGCTCGCACGAGAATGGCACCAAGCCCAGCTACACCTGGCTGAAGGACGGCAAGCCCCTCCTCAATGACTCGCGAATGCTCCTGTCCCCTGACCAAAAGGTGCTCTCCATCACCCGCGTGCTCATGGAGGATGATGACCTGTACAGCTGTGTGGTGGAGAACCCCATCAGCCAGGGCCGCAGCCTGCCGGTCAAGATCACCGTATACA GAAGAAGTTCCCTCTACATCATCTTGTCCACAGGGGGCATCTTCCTTCTTGTGACCTTGGTGACAGTCTGTGCCTGCTGGAAACCCTCCAAAAAGTCTGG gaagaagagaaagctaGAGAAGCAAAACTCCCTGGAATATATGGATCAGCATGATGACCGCCTGAAAGTAGAAGGTGAGCCCCCAGCCCCCCACTCACCCGTCCCGTCATCATTCAGATCAGTGGGCTGCTGGGAAAGGGCAGAACTGGACGACAAAGAAGCCAGCTCTGCagggccccttcctccaccaaTTGCACGAAGActgcagagcagggagaggagcgGCCAAG CAGATACCCTCCCACGAGGTGGAGAGCATGAGCGGAAGAACCCCATGGCGCTCTATATCCTGAAGGACAAG GACTCCCCGGAGCCCGAGGAGAACCCTGCCCCGGAGCCTCGGAGCGCGTCAGAGCCCGGCCCGCCCGGCTACTCCGCGTCGCCAGCAGTGCCCGGCCGCTCGCCGGGGCTGCCCATCCGCTCTGCCCGCCGCTACCCGCGCTCCCCGGCGCGCTCCCCCGCCACCGGCCGGACGCACACGTCGCCGCCCCGGGCCCCGAGCTCCCCGGGCCGCTCGCGCAGCGCCTCACGCACACTGCGGACTGCGGGCGTGCCCCTGATCCGCGAGCAAGACGAGGCCGGCCCGGTGGAGATCAGCGCGTGA
- the HEPACAM gene encoding hepatic and glial cell adhesion molecule isoform X2, protein MKREREALSRVFSALSLTPFVYLLLMQTEPLEGVNVTSPVRLIHGAVGKSALLSVRYSSSSTDKPVVKWQLKRDKPVTVVQSIGTEVIGTLRPDYRDRIRLFENGSLLLSDLQLADEGTYEVEISITDDTFTGEKTINLTVDVPISKPQVLVASTTVLELSEAFTLNCSHENGTKPSYTWLKDGKPLLNDSRMLLSPDQKVLSITRVLMEDDDLYSCVVENPISQGRSLPVKITVYRRSSLYIILSTGGIFLLVTLVTVCACWKPSKKSGKKRKLEKQNSLEYMDQHDDRLKVEGEPPAPHSPVPSSFRSVGCWERAELDDKEASSAGPLPPPIARRLQSRERSGQDTLPRGGEHERKNPMALYILKDKDSPEPEENPAPEPRSASEPGPPGYSASPAVPGRSPGLPIRSARRYPRSPARSPATGRTHTSPPRAPSSPGRSRSASRTLRTAGVPLIREQDEAGPVEISA, encoded by the exons atgaagagagaaagggaagctcTGTCCAGAGTGTTCAGTGCCCTGAGCCTCACGCCTTTTGTCTACCTTCTTCTGATGCAGACAG AGCCCCTGGAGGGGGTGAACGTCACCAGCCCGGTGCGCCTGATCCACGGCGCGGTGGGGAAGTCAGCCCTGCTCTCCGTGCGGTACAGCAGTAGCAGCACCGACAAGCCTGTGGTGAAGTGGCAGCTGAAGCGGGACAAGCCAGTGACCGTAGTGCAGTCCATCGGCACGGAGGTCATCGGCACCCTGCGGCCTGACTACCGAGACCGCATCCGCCTCTTTGAAAACGGCTCCCTGCTTCTCAGCGACCTGCAGCTGGCGGACGAGGGCACCTATGAGGTCGAGATCTCCATCACTGATGACACCTTCACCGGCGAGAAGACCATCAACCTCACTGTGGATG TGCCCATTTCGAAGCCACAGGTGTTAGTGGCTTCGACCACCGTGCTGGAGCTCAGCGAGGCCTTCACCTTGAACTGCTCGCACGAGAATGGCACCAAGCCCAGCTACACCTGGCTGAAGGACGGCAAGCCCCTCCTCAATGACTCGCGAATGCTCCTGTCCCCTGACCAAAAGGTGCTCTCCATCACCCGCGTGCTCATGGAGGATGATGACCTGTACAGCTGTGTGGTGGAGAACCCCATCAGCCAGGGCCGCAGCCTGCCGGTCAAGATCACCGTATACA GAAGAAGTTCCCTCTACATCATCTTGTCCACAGGGGGCATCTTCCTTCTTGTGACCTTGGTGACAGTCTGTGCCTGCTGGAAACCCTCCAAAAAGTCTGG gaagaagagaaagctaGAGAAGCAAAACTCCCTGGAATATATGGATCAGCATGATGACCGCCTGAAAGTAGAAGGTGAGCCCCCAGCCCCCCACTCACCCGTCCCGTCATCATTCAGATCAGTGGGCTGCTGGGAAAGGGCAGAACTGGACGACAAAGAAGCCAGCTCTGCagggccccttcctccaccaaTTGCACGAAGActgcagagcagggagaggagcgGCCAAG ATACCCTCCCACGAGGTGGAGAGCATGAGCGGAAGAACCCCATGGCGCTCTATATCCTGAAGGACAAG GACTCCCCGGAGCCCGAGGAGAACCCTGCCCCGGAGCCTCGGAGCGCGTCAGAGCCCGGCCCGCCCGGCTACTCCGCGTCGCCAGCAGTGCCCGGCCGCTCGCCGGGGCTGCCCATCCGCTCTGCCCGCCGCTACCCGCGCTCCCCGGCGCGCTCCCCCGCCACCGGCCGGACGCACACGTCGCCGCCCCGGGCCCCGAGCTCCCCGGGCCGCTCGCGCAGCGCCTCACGCACACTGCGGACTGCGGGCGTGCCCCTGATCCGCGAGCAAGACGAGGCCGGCCCGGTGGAGATCAGCGCGTGA
- the HEPACAM gene encoding hepatic and glial cell adhesion molecule isoform X4 — MKREREALSRVFSALSLTPFVYLLLMQTEPLEGVNVTSPVRLIHGAVGKSALLSVRYSSSSTDKPVVKWQLKRDKPVTVVQSIGTEVIGTLRPDYRDRIRLFENGSLLLSDLQLADEGTYEVEISITDDTFTGEKTINLTVDVPISKPQVLVASTTVLELSEAFTLNCSHENGTKPSYTWLKDGKPLLNDSRMLLSPDQKVLSITRVLMEDDDLYSCVVENPISQGRSLPVKITVYRRSSLYIILSTGGIFLLVTLVTVCACWKPSKKSGKKRKLEKQNSLEYMDQHDDRLKVEDTLPRGGEHERKNPMALYILKDKDSPEPEENPAPEPRSASEPGPPGYSASPAVPGRSPGLPIRSARRYPRSPARSPATGRTHTSPPRAPSSPGRSRSASRTLRTAGVPLIREQDEAGPVEISA; from the exons atgaagagagaaagggaagctcTGTCCAGAGTGTTCAGTGCCCTGAGCCTCACGCCTTTTGTCTACCTTCTTCTGATGCAGACAG AGCCCCTGGAGGGGGTGAACGTCACCAGCCCGGTGCGCCTGATCCACGGCGCGGTGGGGAAGTCAGCCCTGCTCTCCGTGCGGTACAGCAGTAGCAGCACCGACAAGCCTGTGGTGAAGTGGCAGCTGAAGCGGGACAAGCCAGTGACCGTAGTGCAGTCCATCGGCACGGAGGTCATCGGCACCCTGCGGCCTGACTACCGAGACCGCATCCGCCTCTTTGAAAACGGCTCCCTGCTTCTCAGCGACCTGCAGCTGGCGGACGAGGGCACCTATGAGGTCGAGATCTCCATCACTGATGACACCTTCACCGGCGAGAAGACCATCAACCTCACTGTGGATG TGCCCATTTCGAAGCCACAGGTGTTAGTGGCTTCGACCACCGTGCTGGAGCTCAGCGAGGCCTTCACCTTGAACTGCTCGCACGAGAATGGCACCAAGCCCAGCTACACCTGGCTGAAGGACGGCAAGCCCCTCCTCAATGACTCGCGAATGCTCCTGTCCCCTGACCAAAAGGTGCTCTCCATCACCCGCGTGCTCATGGAGGATGATGACCTGTACAGCTGTGTGGTGGAGAACCCCATCAGCCAGGGCCGCAGCCTGCCGGTCAAGATCACCGTATACA GAAGAAGTTCCCTCTACATCATCTTGTCCACAGGGGGCATCTTCCTTCTTGTGACCTTGGTGACAGTCTGTGCCTGCTGGAAACCCTCCAAAAAGTCTGG gaagaagagaaagctaGAGAAGCAAAACTCCCTGGAATATATGGATCAGCATGATGACCGCCTGAAAGTAGAAG ATACCCTCCCACGAGGTGGAGAGCATGAGCGGAAGAACCCCATGGCGCTCTATATCCTGAAGGACAAG GACTCCCCGGAGCCCGAGGAGAACCCTGCCCCGGAGCCTCGGAGCGCGTCAGAGCCCGGCCCGCCCGGCTACTCCGCGTCGCCAGCAGTGCCCGGCCGCTCGCCGGGGCTGCCCATCCGCTCTGCCCGCCGCTACCCGCGCTCCCCGGCGCGCTCCCCCGCCACCGGCCGGACGCACACGTCGCCGCCCCGGGCCCCGAGCTCCCCGGGCCGCTCGCGCAGCGCCTCACGCACACTGCGGACTGCGGGCGTGCCCCTGATCCGCGAGCAAGACGAGGCCGGCCCGGTGGAGATCAGCGCGTGA
- the HEPACAM gene encoding hepatic and glial cell adhesion molecule isoform X3 → MKREREALSRVFSALSLTPFVYLLLMQTEPLEGVNVTSPVRLIHGAVGKSALLSVRYSSSSTDKPVVKWQLKRDKPVTVVQSIGTEVIGTLRPDYRDRIRLFENGSLLLSDLQLADEGTYEVEISITDDTFTGEKTINLTVDVPISKPQVLVASTTVLELSEAFTLNCSHENGTKPSYTWLKDGKPLLNDSRMLLSPDQKVLSITRVLMEDDDLYSCVVENPISQGRSLPVKITVYRRSSLYIILSTGGIFLLVTLVTVCACWKPSKKSGKKRKLEKQNSLEYMDQHDDRLKVEADTLPRGGEHERKNPMALYILKDKDSPEPEENPAPEPRSASEPGPPGYSASPAVPGRSPGLPIRSARRYPRSPARSPATGRTHTSPPRAPSSPGRSRSASRTLRTAGVPLIREQDEAGPVEISA, encoded by the exons atgaagagagaaagggaagctcTGTCCAGAGTGTTCAGTGCCCTGAGCCTCACGCCTTTTGTCTACCTTCTTCTGATGCAGACAG AGCCCCTGGAGGGGGTGAACGTCACCAGCCCGGTGCGCCTGATCCACGGCGCGGTGGGGAAGTCAGCCCTGCTCTCCGTGCGGTACAGCAGTAGCAGCACCGACAAGCCTGTGGTGAAGTGGCAGCTGAAGCGGGACAAGCCAGTGACCGTAGTGCAGTCCATCGGCACGGAGGTCATCGGCACCCTGCGGCCTGACTACCGAGACCGCATCCGCCTCTTTGAAAACGGCTCCCTGCTTCTCAGCGACCTGCAGCTGGCGGACGAGGGCACCTATGAGGTCGAGATCTCCATCACTGATGACACCTTCACCGGCGAGAAGACCATCAACCTCACTGTGGATG TGCCCATTTCGAAGCCACAGGTGTTAGTGGCTTCGACCACCGTGCTGGAGCTCAGCGAGGCCTTCACCTTGAACTGCTCGCACGAGAATGGCACCAAGCCCAGCTACACCTGGCTGAAGGACGGCAAGCCCCTCCTCAATGACTCGCGAATGCTCCTGTCCCCTGACCAAAAGGTGCTCTCCATCACCCGCGTGCTCATGGAGGATGATGACCTGTACAGCTGTGTGGTGGAGAACCCCATCAGCCAGGGCCGCAGCCTGCCGGTCAAGATCACCGTATACA GAAGAAGTTCCCTCTACATCATCTTGTCCACAGGGGGCATCTTCCTTCTTGTGACCTTGGTGACAGTCTGTGCCTGCTGGAAACCCTCCAAAAAGTCTGG gaagaagagaaagctaGAGAAGCAAAACTCCCTGGAATATATGGATCAGCATGATGACCGCCTGAAAGTAGAAG CAGATACCCTCCCACGAGGTGGAGAGCATGAGCGGAAGAACCCCATGGCGCTCTATATCCTGAAGGACAAG GACTCCCCGGAGCCCGAGGAGAACCCTGCCCCGGAGCCTCGGAGCGCGTCAGAGCCCGGCCCGCCCGGCTACTCCGCGTCGCCAGCAGTGCCCGGCCGCTCGCCGGGGCTGCCCATCCGCTCTGCCCGCCGCTACCCGCGCTCCCCGGCGCGCTCCCCCGCCACCGGCCGGACGCACACGTCGCCGCCCCGGGCCCCGAGCTCCCCGGGCCGCTCGCGCAGCGCCTCACGCACACTGCGGACTGCGGGCGTGCCCCTGATCCGCGAGCAAGACGAGGCCGGCCCGGTGGAGATCAGCGCGTGA